One genomic window of Halovivax cerinus includes the following:
- a CDS encoding winged helix-turn-helix transcriptional regulator — translation MTRLDATVPRDRRPGLEALSLLSKKWHPIVLVVLAADGPCGFSELGDRIPDVSGKVLTDALDSLREAGLVERREVSESPLRVEYDLTEAGRDMGQVFDAASDWAERHLEGTDPRVLLADADHRLTDLYGGWLDDRYAVVRCHGAGAFAERVDEGVDVVILDAALPGIEVDAAVSGLPESCRSVLLVGDRPPVELLDVPCDDILRKPVVRDALLGAVESQLSNRDASDRQRTVSALRARITSFESVYPRDRLDATDVYRRCRETLDDLADEREE, via the coding sequence GTGACCCGACTGGACGCGACCGTCCCGCGTGATCGGCGGCCGGGACTCGAAGCACTGTCGCTCCTCTCGAAGAAGTGGCACCCGATCGTGCTCGTCGTTCTCGCCGCCGATGGTCCGTGTGGATTCAGCGAACTCGGCGACCGCATTCCGGACGTCTCGGGAAAGGTTCTCACCGACGCCCTCGACTCACTCCGGGAGGCCGGCCTCGTCGAGCGTCGGGAGGTCAGCGAGTCACCGCTCCGGGTCGAGTACGACCTCACGGAGGCGGGACGGGACATGGGTCAGGTGTTCGACGCAGCGTCCGACTGGGCGGAGCGTCATCTAGAGGGCACGGACCCGCGGGTGCTCCTCGCCGACGCCGACCACCGACTGACTGACCTGTACGGGGGCTGGCTGGACGACCGGTACGCGGTCGTCCGGTGTCACGGCGCGGGCGCGTTCGCAGAGCGCGTCGACGAGGGCGTCGACGTCGTGATCCTCGACGCGGCCCTGCCCGGCATCGAGGTCGACGCTGCCGTCTCGGGGCTCCCCGAGTCGTGTCGATCCGTCCTCCTGGTCGGGGATCGGCCGCCGGTCGAGTTGCTCGACGTTCCCTGTGACGACATCCTCCGGAAGCCTGTCGTCCGGGACGCGTTACTCGGAGCCGTCGAGTCGCAGCTATCGAACCGGGACGCGTCGGACCGCCAGCGCACCGTCTCCGCCCTCAGGGCCAGGATCACGTCGTTCGAATCCGTGTACCCGCGCGATCGGCTCGACGCGACCGACGTCTATCGCCGGTGCCGCGAAACGCTGGACGACCTGGCGGACGAGCGCGAGGAGTGA